In the Sorghum bicolor cultivar BTx623 chromosome 4, Sorghum_bicolor_NCBIv3, whole genome shotgun sequence genome, CTTAGAATTGAATTCTGTGAACTGTAGCTATGGCCGGACGGCCGGGAGTCCGTACATCCACAAGCCGCTTCCTAGCGGTGTTCCAGTACCTATGTGCTTTTGTGGTGATCCTTGCAAGGTAGAAATTTCGGAAGACGAGGAAACCTATCGGCAGAGGTATTGGATGTGTTCCAATTTTGCCTGGGAGCCTACGCCAAAACAACGCCGCAGTAACTTTATTGTAAGTTAATTTTTCTATTGTGCACTTAGTATTTTGTGTCCTATGAAGCATGATTTAATTTTTTGAACAAATATATTTGTTGCAGACCCCTCCACCATTGTGTGATTTTGAGCAGTGGATCGACACTGAGATTAAGGAGTCCGACAAGCGGCTTGTACAAGGCCTAAAGGAGTGGGATGCAGAGCGTGCAGAGATATTAGAGAAGAGACGTAGAGAGGAGGCTCAAAAGAGGGAGcacaaggaagaggaggaaagaAGACGTGTTGCTGCGGCTCGGGAGGAGAGGGAAAAGAAGCTTGAGCGTGTGCGCCGAGCGAAGGCAGCGATGGATGAGAATCCAGATGCCGAGAGGAAGGGAAAGTGGCCTCGTTGCACTCAGTAGTTACATTAGCTTCTTGTTCTTTGTTTGGTTCATGAACAATATTGTTTTGTGTTGGACTTTTCAATTTATTGTCATGTAATGcactttagcaattttaatttggtttcattattagtagacaatatttttatttgagtaTTGCATGGGCAATGAAATGAGGATAATTAGTTGAAATGGAAGTTAACGAACTAGTATATTGCATAACTAGTAACACACATCACATTGAATGGCATGTCAAAACATGCACCAAACAAGGGTGCAGAGGTCCGAGACTAAACCTAACATGCCTTAGGTAATTCAAGCAATTAACAAGCACAGGAAATGGCATGTGAGAACATATACCACACAAAGGTACATAGTTCTTTCGACTAACCCTAACATGCCTTAGGTGATTAAACCAAACAACAACTATATGCCTTAGTTCAGTTCGACCTAGTAGTGTGGCCACATAGCAAACTGTGTTGCCCCTTCTCCATAGTATCCTCCCaatgttggtggtggtggtgggggtggTGGTGAAGGAGGGCCCTTGTTCTTGTGATTAGGGCATGTGCAGTATGGATCATTGCATATTGTGTTTTGGGAGCCAGTAGCATTGCTGTTGTCGTCCTCTTTGTCGTCCTTGTAACCACTGCTAACTTCCATTTCTAAATCAAAGATACGGTCCTGCAGGTAGTAGATGTACTCTGCATGGGGATGAATAGGTCTAGGATCGACCCATCTGGTGAAGCCACAGTTCTCTTTTGACAAGGATGACTGCAATAAGTATGTAGCTTTAGCACAAAAGAGTATCTTATTGAAGGTTGAATTACTAATATGACTTACCCATGCTCGTGGACATTTGAAGAAACGACGCCCTCCATCTATCCCCTCTGTGTACATCTGCACCAAACAATCCTCACCATGCATGCATTTTGGCCACTCTTCTTTTCGGTCATCATATGCCCTCAGTGGTGCCTCTTTAGTAAAATCATGTTTGCTCTCAAGGGGGAACCTATCATAAATTGCTTCCTCAAAGTCTTTAGGACCAAGAGGACCCTCCCAAACAAAGGGATTACCCTTCATCGCCGCCTTTCCCTTTCCCTTCCCTCTAGACGACCCTCCAGACATTTTTACTTCAACTGAACAATCTCAAGTGAGTAGCAACGCTCTCACCACTGCGTATATATATAGGAACTCAATAATTGGTAGCCGTTGTAGTACAAAATAAATGGACCTGAAAAGCCTAGATTCGATTACTGAAAAGCCTAGTTGAAAATTGAAAAGTCTATTTGGATTGTCATCTGAAAAGCCTAGATTCGATTACTGAAAAGACTagttgaaaactgaaaagtctaTTTGGATTGTTATGTGAAAAGGCTAGATTCGTTCACTGTTTCGGATGTGATGATTCAATGAAAAGCCATATTGGTTCACTGTTTCTGAAAAGCCTACACTGCGAAAACCAATAGGAATGGACCACAGAATATGTGCACTACATTGAATAATTCATGGAAAAAATTTGCAAGAGTTTCCCCTGTTTTTGGTACATCCACAGTTATAAATAGACATCACAGTACAATACAAACATTGATTCATCCAAATATCACAACACAAGCACATACGCCATCAGGAATGATAGTTCAGATAGTCCATAGAGACCATACAGTCTCATATAGTACAAATAGTCCACAAAGTTCACATTGTCGATACATGCAAAATAACAGAAGTTATGCCATCAATTCTAAGCTGCTACCATGGTGTTAGCACAGAAGTCATCCTCACAGCCTCCTAGTCTTACCCTTACCCTTGTGGCCAAGAGCATCGGTGCCTGGAGTGTACCTACAAGGCGAACGACGTCGCCTTCTTACAACCTGCGTAGGCTGAGTAGAAGGAGCATCAGGAAGCTGACATAACCCAAGCTCGTCATAGTCACGCTCCTCGGCCACCCCCTCTtcgtcctcatcatcatcgcttTGAAAAGTGTCCATAGTTGGCCGAGACGAGCTCTGTCCTCCAGATCCTATAAACATTGTTCAAATTATGTGTGCACATAATTCATTATCTCATACCATGAAAATTGCTCAGttcaaataaacaacaaattTAATGAAATTATACCTCCCAAAGAAGATGTACCATGCACAACAGGTGTGTTGCATTGTCGTTCCTGTGGCACATGCACATTCATCGCAGCACTAGTACCGCAACCGCACCGAGCTGCAGCACGCCTAAGCCTACGTGCTAGTCTCTATTATGCAAAGATTAAAATTCATATTGTTAGATATATGATAAATGAGGGTCGTAATACTTGTTTTTAGATAAATTCGATGTCAAGTACTTACTCCAAGAAAGTTGTTTAGTGTGTGCTTGTCCACACCTGTTCTTGGAAACCGTTCGATGTCAAGTACAGATTGCTTCATTGCGTTGCCCTATAAGATAAGACATGTAATAGTTTATATAGGTGCAATTTATAAAGTGGAAAGGACAACAATCGTACAATTGTATAGTGGAAAGGACATGTACCACTCGGTCCAAGACAGGTGCTGCCTCGATAAGTGTCCCTTGTCGTGCTGCTAGGTCATAGGAAGTGTCCTCATCCTCAGATGATTCAAGGTACGCATAATCTGCTTGGGTCCACTGAATTTTCAACcttgttcgtgtaacacctaggTACCAAGTAAGGTATGCACGAAAATTGTAGTTGGTATGTGGTTGCTTATTTTCGTAGAGGTTGTCATGAAACTGGTCCCACACCTCTATGTACTGACGATGCAACGTTTGAAACTCAACTGTCTTCTTCTGCTTCTGACGATCAATCCTAAAATTAAATATTAAAGATGAAAATAATAACACAGATTTAAGAACATTGATTCAAAAACTCAGTACGGGGTTAAAAATATTGAACTAGCAACATGGATATAGGACcaactatgaaataaatttcagcaagcatataaatttcagcaagtaGGTTGGAATTGAATGCATCAAATACTTCCTTCATGACTAAGGATATAAATTTCAGGCAGCATGGATAGGCACTTGCACATTTGTGGTATTGAACTTAGAATAAATATGTATCTTTGAATAAATTTCAGCAAACATTGAATGAAAAAGTAGCAAATAAATTTCAGCAACCATGTAAATTTCAGGAAGCATGTAATTTTCAGCAAACATGTAAATTTCAGCAACATTTATGGTATTGAACATTGAATAAATATTGAACTTTGAGCAAGCATGGAAAATTACCAAAATGACTTACTTGTGCAGCTCCACGGAAGTATCAAATGGAGGGACAGGCTATTGCTGGCACAAGCCAAATTGGCGGGCTACTCGATTTGGAAGGTGCCACTCAACAGCATAGAAGCAAATCAGCGGGCACATCATCAAGTACAAGTCTTCATCCTCGCTACACATGCTGCTTACTCCAAGATGCAGCGCATCATTCGCCGTGTACGGCTCCCAATTCACCTGCAAACATAAGACATGTATATGGCATGTTAGAGAAACTATCGAGCATACATTAAACAAGAACTACTGCATTTTACTCACCATGGATGGCCTAAGCGTGTCGAGCTCATTGGCATACTGTAAGTACGCACGTGAAGTCCTGCTGAAGGGGACTTTCGCCTGGTCCCAAAGATGGGCAAACGTCGGACGGTGACGAGGGTTGCCCACTGCAAACCATTCCCGAGGAGCGTCAACTATGGGCCGTCCAACTGGGAGACGAGCCCACATCCAAAGCTGCAGTAGGTAAACACAACCACCAACGGAAGAACTACTTGCGGTCCGACGACACGCCTCACAAAGGCTACGGTATAGGAAAGCCAGCACTCCCGAAGCCCAGCTGTAAGTACCTGTAACCGTTGCAATCAATTTAATCAATGCATAAGTAAACATAAGTAAGCAAATTAATAATAACTGTGTAAGGGAAAAGTACCTGTGGTGTCCCAGTCAGTGAGGCACGGGAGGTACATCCACGATGCAGTGTCTCCTGTCGCGTCAGGGAAAAGAACACACCCAAATAGGTGCAAGATCCAAGCTCTACAGTAGTAGGCAACTGTCTCCTGGTCCGCATGTGCCGGACAATTACCAAAGCTCTGCCTAAGCCAAGCAATTGGTACCCCAGTGGTGCGCTGCGTCGGTGCCTCCGGAGGAAGTGGTCTTCCAAGGAAGGCCTCAACTCTGGCCCTCCAACCATCGGACCTGCAGTGTTCGATAACTGGACGACCTCTAACACTCAAACCGAGGATCTTCTGAGTGTCCTGGAGTGTAACAGTCATCTCTCCACAAGGTAGGTGGAAAGTATGAGTTTCTGGCCTCCACCTACAATTTAAAGAACATTGTTGTTAGGGTTTTCAGAAAGATAGAGAAAGTTTGTTGAAAAAAACATACGATTACTATAGATAAATGGTGCACCTGTCAACCAAAGCTGTGATCGCCGCGGGGTTAATTGGAGGCAACCCACGACGAACCTGATACGATATGACATCCAGGCCAGCCCTCTGCAGCAGAGGTGTGTACCTGTCGTCATACCGCATCTCCTCGAACTTGTCATGCGTTCGAGGTCGAAGCGGGGGTAGTTCCTGCAACCATACAATCAAGTTATTTAATGCATAAGTACACAAATTAATAATAACtgaaaagcaaagatcaaagtaaGTACCGCCCCCTCGGCAGTGAGTCGTCCTCGGTGCTTCTGCTCGTAGTATGGATCCAGGAGGTGGAACTGCTCCATCCTATAAATAAATTTGATCCATTAGTTAGTAATTAagcagaaaaaaaataatatattacaATGTCATTATATTAAACAAAGGAGCACTAGAACATGTATGTCTGCCAAAAAGTAAGTTGCATATGAAAGTATTTAACAACTAAAGTACATAGAATATTAAGTGCACCTGACTTAGCGGCCAATGGCAAGTACGCGAGTTATGTCCAAGTCTACCACATTTGCCACATTGATTTTGCTCGGGGTCAGTAACAAACGGGGTTGCTCTCCCTCGCCTCGTTCTACCTGAAATCTGGTCCATGACCATCTTATGCCTCGTACGCTTTCTGGTTCCACGTTTGTTCCAACGAGCACCTGGATCTGCAATGTACCTTGGACCAATGTATTCTGGCCACTGTCCCTCATCTAGGAAAGGCTCAAAACGGGGCGACCAAGTTAGCACAAGGCTATCAACACTCAACTCCCATGGTATCTTGGTCTCGTAGTCAAAGTTGCGATGCCTAGCTGCTGCAATATAGTGAGAACAAGGAGAGTGGTACTGTCTTGGTCTCCCACATCCACATGAAAAATCAGTAAGGACaacaatataactccttgatggtcGGATCTCACCATCTGACGTTGTACCACCCCTTTCAGTGACCTGGTACTTGCCAGTGGCATGGTCAAAACACTCTATGTCATGTGTCCTAGCCCTTTCCTTTGCCTTGTCAAGGTGCTTcttagctctaggtgcccatttCATATTATTACTCTGTAATTGCAATGCTTGAGCATGTCTATCGTTGAACCAGGCCACTAGCCTATAAAAGGTAAAAGATACAATGGCATTGACTGGCATGGCACGTATACCCTTGAGCACACTATTAAATGACTCTGCCATGTTGCTAGTCTGAAACTCGTACCTCCATCCACCATTATCATGGGCTCTTGTCCATTTCTCAGGTTCCCTCATCAAACCTAGCAGCCACTGCCTACCTTCAGCATTTGTTGCGGTTTTTAACTGCTCCAACTTCTCCTCAAAAAACGGCACCTCAAGCATTCGAGCAACCTCCTCGAATAGAGGAAAGTTGTCCTTCGTACCATCTTTTCGAAGTAAATTCTCTGCAAGGTGTCTAGTATACCAACGATGGTGCAAAGGTGCATAACCAGGAATCTGCTCCTGTACGGCACTGAGTATGCCCTGGTGCCTATCAGATATGACACCAACCTCCCTATGTGGGCCAATGACATGTATCCGAACAAGGCGCATGAACCAACCCCAGCTGTCTTTGTTCTCTCTCTCCACCAAAGCAAAAGCCAAAGGAACCAATGCGTTGTCAGCGTCACAGGAAATGGCTACCAAAAGAGTGCCCATGTACTTGCCAAGCAGAAAAGTACCATCAATTGATAACACTGGACGGCAGTGCCTAAAGGCCTGCACACACTGTGGAAAACACCAGAATGCACGAAAGAATATCTGCCTCCCATTTCTCCattcattaggcttcggaaTGTACTTGTAATGCATGCCTGGATTAGCTGCTTTCATTGCATTGAACATTGCTGGATGCTGCTCGTACCCCTCCTCCCAGTCCCCATATATCATCTTCCAGGCCCTTTGCTTTGCCCTCCATGCTTTGCCATACTTTATGTCATATTTAAATATCTTCTGAGCCATGTCCATAATTGTTCTGACCTTCAAGTTGGGCTGACCCTTTAAAGTTGTGCATAACATACTAGCAATAAGTGTAGAGGTCAACTGTCGATGCTTCTGTTGAAGGTCAGTCTGGGCACAAGTGTGTGGACCTACAATTTTTGTGATCTTAAACTTCCCGGTGGCCTTCTGTTTACGAGCACAGACCCTCCAGTTGCAATCTGACATCTCACACACAACCGTGTAGCGGCGCTCAACATGGGAGTGCATCACCTTGAAGGGTCTTTTACGTATTACAGAATATTGTTGTAACCACCTTCTTAAGCTGGGCAAGTCATTAAAGATCATGCCCTTCTGAATTTGCACACTGTCACTAGGCTCACGAGCCTCCAGCAGCTCATCATCTCTTCCCTCTGCATAGGCATTTTGAGAATGACTGAGGTCACTAAACTCGTGAACTAGTGGATGTCTGATAAGCTCCATTTCTTGTTCACTTAAAGGTGCAACTGGGCGGTCATCATCGGAATCAACAGCTCTAGCTGTGCCATAgggctcctcatcatcctcaataTGGACATCCAAACTATTAGATGCTATAAAAGCTGCGTCAACATTAAATGATGGAGGCACAGGATGACAAGAATCATTACTTGGATTGTCACCTACAACAAAACCACAAATATGGATACAATTGAGACAACTAAATAGAACGAAGGAAGGCTAACAAAATGAATAAAGCAACTACGCCACTTACATTGAATAGTCTGGGTCATAGGGGTCTCTAGGCAGCCAACACCAACACCACCGACAAATCTTCCAGCCTCATTGGAACCAGATTGAGCATCAGGAACGACAACCACATATTCCACACCCAGGTCCTGAATGGGTATCAGAGAAGCTGAGGGTGCCGGATTGTCCGGTTCCGGCGAGAACCCACCAATGGGTGGTTGCCAATTAAGAGGAGAATCCACTCGAGGGCCTGGCTCCTTGGACATATTGCGcacaaccaaatccaaacatttaAACTCACTCTTCATGACAGTTTTGACATATTTGTCCCATTGAACCTCGGATACAATTGGGATCAACCGCCTAAAAATTGTCCATGACCCGCCATGGTGAATGACCCCCTCAACTAAGATTTCTTCTTCATTCGAATTACATTTAAGCTCATCACGAGCACTACCCATCAATTCAGAAAACAAGGGCCGCTCATCAAACATCAAAGGGACCGTTTCCATTCCAACAAAATCAACATTGCCAAACTGATCTTTCTCCACACTTCCTCCATGATATAAGGTTACTAAATTGTCCATCTAATTGATACACAAAACAACCATGTTACTAGGCATATAACTAATACAACTACAACTATAGTACACATACGAATTATTATGTATATGTGTATCTATTTTAATAATAATCTACCTACCCAACTATATAACTAAATTTGCTAACTACATAACTATGTTAATAAGAACATACGACATGAAAATACATAATATTATTACATATCCTAAGTATCTTTGGTAACTACGTTTATTACAAGTACTACCTATCTAACTTAATTGACACCAAAACTTTACTAACTAAAAATTGCTAGATGAAATACCTAACTAAATTATAACACTAATAAAACTAATAACTAACTAAATTATTATTTACTGATAActaaattataaaactaataAAACTAATAACTAACTAAATTATTATTAACTGATAACTAAATTAAACATTACAAAACAacctaaattataaaaaaatgccAACTACAAactgaaaattaaaaaaaattacctCGGGTGGGCGCCGGCTGCCCGCCCGCCGGCGGCCGCACCGGACCGCGGCATGAGCCGCCCACGCCGCGGTTGAGGAGGCGCCGCGGGCCAGGCGGTGCGCGGGGCGGCGTGGCGAGCTGCGCGGGGGCTGCGGGGCGCGCTGCGCTGCGCGGGGCGGCCGGCCGGGCACGCGCGGCGCGCGGCGAGCGCGGCGAGGcgcgcggcggaggaggagcagcgcGGGGCGCGCGGCGAGGCGAGCTGTGCGGGAGCAGGAGCAGAGCGCTGCGCGAGGAGAGAGGAAGCAGAGAGAAAGGGCTCGGCCGTTTTGGAAAggagctcggcgccgtgatctgtggcgccgacttttttttttctttgccacACAAGCCGCCACGCAAAATCCACGCTGGCTTGGCCCAGggagctcggcgccgtgatccatggcgtcgagacgtgatacctcgacgccatgatgcATGGCGTCGACCTATTGGGTCCATTTCTGCATTTAAGTTTTCCAGAGGTCTAATTGtgaacttttttaaaaaaaagggccaaattgtaaaaaaattgggCTTAGGAGACATCCGATAAACACACATCAGGCCTTGCTGGTGTTCCTGCAGCCCGCTGGaaaaaggggaaaaaaaaaactcacaaCAAAGCAACCTGAAACTGAGAGCAAGCAACCAAAGGGGGAGGAGAGCCATGGCGAAGCCTCGCGGCGGCGGCCTCCTGGACTTGGAGGGGCACTACGCCTTCTACGGCGCGTACCACAGCAACCCCGTCAACGTGAGCATCCACGAGGTCTTCGTCTGGCCCATCTTCCTCACGGCGCTCATGCTCCTCCACCTCACCGCCCCCTCCGTGCACGCCGCCGGCATCGGCGCCGCGGTCTACGCGGCCTACTACTTCCTCCTCGACCGCCGCGCCGGCGCGCTCGCCGCCCTCCTCTGCTACCTCTGCTGGGCCGCCAGCGGCGCCCTCGCTGCCCGCCTCGGTTTCTCCGTTGGGTGGAAGGTAATAAGGGGGGAAAACGACGCCCTTTCGCATCGATCCTTGACTTAGCTCGTCCTATATCATGTCTTCTGTGCTTGGATTTCTATAATCAGCTACAGTTAGTGTCATTCCTCGAGCATCGGTGCCTTGATTTTGGTATCCACGGGGGAAGTTGGATTTCTGTAGTAATTAGCTACAGTTAGTATCATTCTTCGAGTACCGGTGCCTTGATTTTGGTATCCAGGGGGAAAATTGTTAGTCCATCTGATTAAAGAGAAGATAGCAAACTTCGTCTGATTAAGCAAAGATAGCAAAATTTCAGATGAGCTATTGAGCTTCATCCttaggctgtctccaatagcatatgtatttgggaacccaaacccaaaataggtttccatcacaatacctatagcctccaacagagtacccatacagaaaacccattttgggtatcaggggaggcataacccaaattgcagagagtgttgtcttttaggtcttgttgttggagaagactaaaaataggtatgaaaccttttacctgtagcgctacccaaaggacaaatgagtcttgtattttgggtgacgattgttggagatagtcttagttGGTATATTCAGTGATGCCTAGGTGGTTATGTAATTGTAGTCGCCCCGCGAGTACAGTTTGGGATTCCACTCTGACACTTTTACTGGTGCAATAGGGATATTCGGATGATGCTGGTTACTATAGTTCTTTTAGGTTGACAAATTTTAGTCTATACAGTTAATTTTTTATTAAGGGATTTACATGTGAAGTTTTATCCAGTTTTTTCCCTTTAGTTTTTTTGAGGTGGTTGATACTGAGAAACTGAAAGAGCTTGATCTCTCAGAGTTTCTCGattagttttttctttttttgtgcaATTGTGATCTAGCTCTGCTGTATGGATTTTCTTAGTTCGTTTAGCGCTATATAAGC is a window encoding:
- the LOC8055402 gene encoding uncharacterized endoplasmic reticulum membrane protein YGL010W, producing the protein MAKPRGGGLLDLEGHYAFYGAYHSNPVNVSIHEVFVWPIFLTALMLLHLTAPSVHAAGIGAAVYAAYYFLLDRRAGALAALLCYLCWAASGALAARLGFSVGWKVVLVAQLVCWTMQFIGHGIFEKRAPALLDNLVQAFLMAPFFVLLEILHTFGGYEPYPGFHDKVSKLIEEARKEWEDNKSKKSS